One genomic segment of Priestia aryabhattai includes these proteins:
- a CDS encoding lmo0937 family membrane protein codes for MLWTIIGLLFIFWLLGLVFHIGGGIIHILLVIAVIVLIVKLVKRI; via the coding sequence ATGTTGTGGACGATTATTGGACTTTTATTTATTTTTTGGTTGTTAGGATTAGTTTTTCATATTGGCGGCGGCATCATACACATTCTTCTTGTTATTGCAGTGATTGTGCTAATCGTAAAACTTGTGAAACGAATTTAG
- a CDS encoding YfmQ family protein — protein sequence MTWIVVLSIILVSALKILVTCLPTPVVKWLMTKFQLHPTLDDQNVTITVDGKHLEGKDKIQVIDYFNKATFFKQYYVHEGNKDYYKHLEDSETPLVIDTKKGKNDVRLCVYSYHDHVDVVKQYKKKIIAYSLLSDHLQKQSITADLA from the coding sequence ATGACATGGATTGTAGTACTTTCCATCATTCTTGTAAGTGCGCTCAAAATATTAGTAACGTGTCTTCCAACTCCAGTTGTCAAATGGCTTATGACTAAATTTCAATTGCATCCAACACTTGATGATCAAAACGTTACTATCACAGTTGATGGGAAACATTTAGAAGGCAAAGATAAAATTCAAGTGATTGATTATTTTAATAAAGCAACATTTTTTAAACAATATTATGTCCATGAAGGAAATAAGGACTATTATAAACACTTAGAAGACAGTGAAACTCCACTTGTTATCGATACGAAAAAAGGTAAAAACGATGTTCGATTATGCGTATACAGTTATCATGATCATGTCGACGTTGTGAAACAGTATAAAAAGAAGATTATTGCCTACAGTCTGCTGTCTGATCACCTTCAAAAGCAGTCCATAACAGCTGACCTAGCTTAA
- a CDS encoding CitMHS family transporter, whose translation MLSLLGFGMIATFLFLVISKRLSVVVAFIFVAILFGVLGGFSADMGDMMMKGILKVAPTAIMIVFAILYFGLMIDVGLFDPMISRILNIVKGDPLKVVMATAVITMLVGLDGDGSSTFLITVSALLPLYTKLGMNRLILACVISLSAGVMNMIPWGGPLVRAAASLQLEVSDLFNPLIPTVAAGLMWTLFSAYLLGKREKARLGTIHLKGSSMAFAEQLSVHETPAKPPRLFWFNALLTLCLMALLIIDILPIPILFAIAFAIALFVNFPHPKEQQERILSHANSFVMVSTLVFAAGIFTGVFTETKMMDAMANTIVSLTPEWLGSHLPLVVAITSLPLSFVFSPDAYYFGILPVISHTAANFGVDPVEIGRAALLGHSTTGFPLSPLVPATFILIGLVEVDFGEHQKFLFKWAFGTTIVMTITAILTSAISL comes from the coding sequence ATGCTTTCTTTGTTAGGGTTTGGAATGATTGCAACTTTTCTTTTTCTCGTCATTAGTAAACGCTTGTCCGTGGTTGTTGCTTTTATTTTTGTCGCTATCCTCTTCGGCGTACTTGGAGGTTTTAGTGCTGATATGGGAGATATGATGATGAAAGGTATTTTAAAAGTAGCTCCTACAGCCATTATGATCGTTTTTGCTATTTTATATTTTGGACTAATGATTGACGTCGGTTTATTTGATCCTATGATTTCTCGTATCCTAAACATTGTGAAAGGCGATCCTTTAAAAGTCGTAATGGCAACTGCAGTTATTACAATGCTCGTTGGCTTGGATGGAGATGGCTCTTCTACATTTTTAATTACAGTTTCTGCCTTGCTTCCTTTGTACACAAAATTAGGAATGAACCGACTAATACTTGCTTGTGTTATTAGTTTAAGCGCAGGTGTTATGAATATGATTCCTTGGGGAGGGCCTCTAGTAAGAGCCGCAGCAAGTTTACAATTAGAAGTATCAGATCTATTTAACCCTCTGATTCCAACTGTGGCAGCAGGATTGATGTGGACTTTATTTTCAGCATACTTACTCGGAAAAAGAGAGAAAGCGCGCTTAGGAACAATTCATTTAAAAGGTTCATCAATGGCTTTTGCTGAACAGCTTTCAGTTCATGAGACACCTGCGAAGCCACCTAGACTCTTTTGGTTTAATGCCTTATTGACACTGTGCTTAATGGCTCTATTGATCATAGACATACTCCCTATTCCCATTTTATTTGCCATTGCCTTTGCCATTGCTTTATTTGTTAATTTTCCTCATCCAAAAGAACAGCAAGAAAGAATCTTAAGTCATGCAAACAGCTTCGTAATGGTTAGTACATTAGTTTTTGCAGCCGGAATCTTTACAGGCGTTTTTACAGAAACAAAAATGATGGATGCTATGGCTAATACAATTGTCAGCCTTACTCCTGAATGGCTAGGCTCTCACCTTCCCTTAGTTGTAGCAATAACGAGCCTTCCTCTTAGCTTTGTATTTTCACCTGATGCTTATTATTTCGGCATTTTACCTGTTATTAGCCATACAGCAGCTAATTTTGGTGTAGACCCTGTAGAAATAGGACGAGCAGCTTTATTGGGACATTCCACAACTGGGTTTCCTCTATCCCCTTTAGTGCCTGCTACTTTCATTCTGATTGGGCTGGTTGAAGTAGATTTCGGCGAGCATCAAAAGTTTCTTTTCAAATGGGCCTTTGGGACAACTATTGTCATGACGATTACAGCCATTTTAACGAGCGCTATTTCCCTTTAG
- a CDS encoding GNAT family N-acetyltransferase, producing the protein MYQIKEVKEKDAEVIQFVINMRNELFPMLEKNQLPVDLLHFNERYVLAKGAAFFAAVTENQQVIGTIGLYAYDGRFHALKERYEHRTAAEIVKCYVDPAYRRLGIGQQLLKAVEQFAQLHFYDTLYLHTHPFLPGAVPFWTSQGFVKRLAEQDELWNTLHMDRKMQTVIM; encoded by the coding sequence ATGTATCAAATTAAAGAAGTAAAAGAAAAGGATGCTGAGGTGATTCAGTTTGTCATTAATATGCGAAATGAGCTATTTCCTATGCTGGAAAAAAATCAACTTCCTGTGGATTTGCTTCATTTTAATGAGCGTTATGTTCTAGCGAAAGGCGCTGCTTTTTTTGCAGCTGTCACGGAAAATCAACAAGTAATTGGAACAATTGGTTTATACGCTTACGATGGACGGTTTCATGCATTAAAAGAGCGATATGAACATAGAACTGCAGCCGAGATTGTAAAATGCTATGTGGATCCAGCGTACCGGCGTCTAGGCATCGGACAGCAGCTGTTAAAAGCAGTTGAACAATTTGCCCAACTTCATTTTTATGACACGCTGTATCTACATACTCATCCTTTTTTACCTGGGGCTGTTCCTTTTTGGACTTCACAAGGCTTTGTCAAAAGGCTAGCTGAACAGGATGAACTATGGAATACGCTGCACATGGACAGAAAAATGCAAACGGTCATAATGTAG
- the nikA gene encoding nickel ABC transporter substrate-binding protein, with product MINNKKLVSIIFLVLLCLTACAPHEESMSIKERKKTDKNVTFLFNFTPTTLDPHMDDDYTAVRAGVGETLVKISDDLKIKPWLAEKWETKDNGLTWTFMIRKNITFQNGKALEANAVKSSLQRAINQSYAMRNALKIKEMKANGHMLTITLKEPMPKFPSELVHPNTAIIDVEASNIAKKPIGTGPFHVLSFDQGNQVKLERYENYWNGKVKLKSATFAFNEDANARVAALQSGTADIIYRPSLESLGTLQTDSSFKVNGVPSVRTHLLLYNQTNDALKDENVRKAIDSLLNRKEIVSSIMNNQAAAAQGPFLPEFPFADNTASKQRGITSAKKYLEKAGYQNKNGKTIKNGKPLSLSLVTYSSLPELPLIAQLIQSSAKELGINIKINLVEDSDEYLMAKDDWGLALYSLITAPRGDASYYLSTNYLPGGGLNASRINDDKLTKMIQQLNSTVDEAKRDQLAKQATALINRKMLTSSIVHPNIVVAYNQKVKNWTTNPSEYYMLTQHLDVTP from the coding sequence ATGATAAATAATAAAAAGCTCGTATCTATAATATTTCTTGTTTTACTTTGCCTCACTGCTTGCGCGCCTCATGAAGAGAGTATGAGTATAAAAGAAAGAAAGAAAACGGATAAAAATGTTACATTTTTATTTAATTTCACACCTACCACGCTTGATCCGCATATGGATGATGATTATACAGCAGTTCGTGCGGGAGTGGGGGAGACGCTTGTTAAGATCAGCGACGATTTAAAAATAAAGCCTTGGCTTGCTGAAAAGTGGGAAACAAAAGATAACGGTCTTACGTGGACATTTATGATAAGAAAGAACATCACGTTTCAAAATGGAAAAGCACTGGAGGCAAATGCCGTGAAGTCTTCTCTTCAAAGAGCAATAAATCAAAGTTATGCGATGAGAAACGCTTTAAAAATCAAAGAAATGAAAGCGAACGGTCATATGCTGACAATTACGTTAAAAGAACCAATGCCTAAATTTCCTTCTGAATTAGTGCATCCAAATACAGCCATTATAGATGTTGAAGCTTCTAATATAGCTAAGAAGCCCATTGGTACAGGGCCATTTCACGTTTTGTCTTTCGATCAAGGAAATCAAGTGAAATTAGAAAGATATGAAAATTATTGGAATGGGAAGGTGAAATTGAAAAGTGCGACCTTTGCATTTAACGAAGATGCTAATGCGCGAGTTGCAGCTCTTCAATCCGGAACAGCAGATATTATTTATCGTCCGTCGTTAGAAAGCTTGGGCACTTTACAAACAGATTCGTCTTTCAAAGTAAATGGAGTACCTAGTGTGCGCACCCATTTATTGCTTTATAATCAAACCAATGACGCATTAAAAGACGAAAATGTAAGGAAAGCTATAGATTCCTTATTGAACCGAAAAGAAATTGTCAGCAGCATAATGAATAATCAAGCGGCAGCGGCTCAAGGTCCATTTTTACCTGAATTTCCTTTTGCTGATAATACTGCTAGTAAGCAGAGAGGAATAACATCTGCTAAAAAGTATTTGGAGAAAGCAGGCTATCAAAATAAAAATGGAAAAACAATCAAAAACGGAAAGCCCTTATCGCTCTCTCTTGTCACATACAGTTCTTTGCCAGAACTTCCTTTGATTGCTCAGCTTATACAATCTAGTGCGAAAGAGTTAGGAATCAATATTAAGATTAATCTCGTTGAGGACAGCGATGAATATTTAATGGCAAAAGATGATTGGGGTTTAGCATTGTACAGCCTTATCACAGCACCTAGAGGGGATGCCAGCTATTATTTAAGTACGAATTATTTGCCCGGCGGTGGTTTAAATGCCAGCCGGATTAATGATGATAAGCTAACAAAAATGATTCAGCAATTAAATTCAACAGTAGATGAGGCGAAACGAGATCAGCTAGCTAAGCAAGCAACCGCTTTGATTAATAGGAAAATGCTTACATCATCGATTGTACATCCAAACATTGTTGTTGCTTATAATCAAAAAGTGAAAAACTGGACAACAAATCCAAGCGAGTATTATATGCTGACTCAGCATTTAGATGTAACCCCCTAG
- the ftsZ gene encoding cell division protein FtsZ: protein MFGFDADVSPLVRIKVIGVGGGGNNTVNRMIEHGVQGVEFIAVNTDAQALNLSKADVKMQIGAALTRGLGAGANPEVGREAAEESREQIQEVLQGADMVFVTAGMGGGTGTGAAPVIAQIARELNALTIGVVTRPFKFEGNKRTKQAVGGITAMNESVDTLIVIPNDRLLEIVDKKTPMLEAFREADNVLRQGIQGISDLIAVPGLINLDFADVKTIMSNQGFALMGIGRASGSDRAIEAAKKAISSPLLDASIDGARGVLLNITSGSSLSLYEVQEAADIVTSASDQDLNMIFGSVINEDLKDEMMVTVIATGFDDEDISPPASTSRVSRARY from the coding sequence ATGTTTGGATTTGATGCAGATGTATCGCCATTAGTGCGAATTAAAGTAATTGGAGTCGGCGGTGGAGGAAATAACACCGTTAACCGTATGATTGAACACGGTGTACAAGGGGTAGAATTTATCGCCGTGAATACGGATGCTCAGGCGCTTAATTTATCTAAAGCAGATGTAAAAATGCAGATTGGTGCGGCATTAACGCGAGGATTAGGTGCAGGAGCTAATCCAGAAGTAGGAAGAGAAGCAGCCGAAGAAAGCAGAGAACAAATTCAAGAAGTACTGCAAGGCGCAGATATGGTATTCGTAACAGCTGGCATGGGGGGAGGGACCGGTACTGGAGCAGCTCCGGTTATTGCCCAAATTGCCCGTGAACTAAATGCTTTAACAATTGGAGTAGTTACTCGCCCTTTCAAGTTTGAAGGAAATAAACGTACCAAGCAAGCAGTAGGCGGTATTACTGCGATGAATGAATCGGTAGATACCCTTATTGTGATTCCAAACGACCGCTTGCTTGAAATTGTCGATAAAAAGACACCTATGCTTGAAGCATTCCGTGAAGCAGATAATGTTCTTCGTCAAGGTATTCAAGGTATTTCAGATTTAATCGCTGTTCCGGGGCTGATTAATCTTGACTTTGCTGATGTGAAAACAATCATGTCTAATCAAGGATTTGCCCTTATGGGTATCGGACGAGCTTCTGGATCAGATCGGGCAATTGAAGCAGCGAAAAAAGCGATTTCTAGTCCGCTGCTAGATGCATCGATTGATGGAGCAAGAGGTGTACTATTGAACATTACGAGCGGCAGCAGCCTGAGTCTTTATGAAGTACAGGAAGCAGCAGATATTGTCACGTCCGCTTCTGATCAGGACTTAAATATGATTTTTGGGTCTGTGATTAATGAAGATTTAAAGGACGAAATGATGGTAACCGTTATTGCCACTGGATTTGATGATGAAGACATTTCGCCACCAGCTTCCACTTCTAGAGTTTCAAGAGCACGCTACTAA
- a CDS encoding tautomerase family protein, with protein sequence MPLLRFDVIEGRDEKELKTLLDATHRAMLEAFGVPERDRYQIVHQHPAHEMIIEDTGLGFERSKDLVIISVTSKQRTEEQKQALYKLIVKELGESCGIQPNDIMISIVENGNADWSFGMGEAQFLTGKL encoded by the coding sequence ATGCCATTACTTAGATTTGATGTAATAGAAGGAAGAGATGAAAAAGAGTTAAAAACATTACTAGACGCTACTCACCGAGCGATGCTAGAAGCCTTTGGCGTCCCAGAACGCGATCGTTATCAAATTGTACATCAGCATCCTGCTCATGAAATGATTATTGAAGATACAGGTCTAGGCTTTGAGAGAAGCAAGGATTTGGTTATTATAAGTGTAACGAGCAAACAGCGAACAGAAGAGCAAAAGCAAGCTCTTTACAAATTAATTGTAAAAGAGCTGGGAGAAAGCTGCGGTATTCAGCCAAACGATATTATGATTTCAATTGTTGAGAACGGTAATGCTGATTGGAGCTTTGGCATGGGAGAAGCTCAATTCTTAACTGGGAAATTATAA
- a CDS encoding TRM11 family SAM-dependent methyltransferase, which yields MNKHTQLPQYIYTYACSEEELSLCQLERRSLFEIETEKPIIKSSVKLDPSRSPFIKERLDVMYESDDLADICKQVEDIDLGDKTFKLIFMKINDLEKDQKISYKGQRAIERDVGWHFVAEADLHNPDHLFGIVTFEGRWYFGKYQKSEAVWLHHLKKPREYSTALSTRLARAVANIAVPNPEGIKAIDPCCGIGTVLVEALSMSIDIVGRDINPLVTDGSRENIAHFGLNGDVKTGPISDVTTHYDVAIIDMPYNLYTHATPEDQLSILKHARRFADKVVVITVDTIDHMIHEAGFSISDRCVARKSVFSRQVVICE from the coding sequence TTGAATAAACATACGCAGCTGCCTCAGTATATCTACACATACGCATGCAGCGAAGAGGAACTCTCACTATGTCAATTAGAGAGACGCTCTCTTTTTGAAATAGAAACTGAGAAACCTATCATAAAAAGTTCCGTTAAACTTGATCCAAGCAGAAGCCCTTTTATCAAAGAGCGGTTAGATGTTATGTATGAATCAGATGACCTTGCAGATATTTGCAAACAAGTAGAAGATATTGACCTTGGAGATAAAACATTCAAACTCATTTTTATGAAAATTAATGATTTGGAAAAAGATCAAAAAATAAGTTATAAGGGTCAGCGTGCTATTGAACGTGATGTGGGTTGGCATTTTGTAGCAGAAGCAGACTTGCATAACCCTGACCATTTGTTTGGCATTGTTACATTTGAAGGACGCTGGTATTTTGGAAAATACCAAAAAAGCGAAGCTGTATGGCTGCATCATTTGAAGAAACCGCGTGAATACTCTACAGCACTCAGTACCCGCCTTGCAAGAGCTGTAGCTAACATTGCCGTTCCAAACCCTGAAGGAATCAAAGCGATTGATCCATGCTGTGGTATCGGTACAGTCCTTGTAGAAGCCCTTTCAATGAGCATTGATATTGTAGGACGCGATATCAATCCACTTGTGACCGACGGATCTCGTGAAAATATTGCACATTTCGGCTTAAACGGTGATGTCAAAACTGGACCGATTTCGGATGTTACAACTCACTATGATGTAGCCATCATCGACATGCCTTATAATCTCTACACCCACGCGACGCCTGAAGATCAGCTTTCTATTTTAAAACACGCTCGCCGCTTTGCGGATAAAGTAGTCGTGATTACAGTAGACACGATTGACCATATGATTCATGAAGCTGGCTTTTCTATTTCAGATCGCTGCGTAGCGCGCAAAAGCGTATTTTCTAGACAAGTAGTTATATGCGAATAA
- the rluF gene encoding 23S rRNA pseudouridine(2604) synthase RluF, whose amino-acid sequence MIHLRLNKFISESGKASRRGADKLISEGRVTVNGKVAKIGDQVKPGDDIRVSGQQLRIARNNVYIALNKPVGITSTSEKKVKGNIIDLVNHPLRIHHVGRLDKDSDGLILLTNDGDIINEILRAENKHEKEYIVAVDKPITPEFIKNMSEGVKILGTKTLPCKVTQLSKYEFQIILTQGLNRQIRRMCEVLGYEVYRLQRTRIMNIHLNNLPVGQWRDLTKKERTQLFKELDYEPKEW is encoded by the coding sequence GTGATTCACCTGAGACTGAATAAATTTATTAGCGAATCTGGCAAGGCGTCAAGACGCGGAGCGGATAAGTTAATTAGTGAAGGAAGAGTAACCGTTAATGGAAAGGTTGCAAAAATCGGAGATCAAGTTAAGCCTGGCGATGATATTCGAGTAAGCGGCCAACAGCTTCGAATTGCTCGAAATAATGTATATATTGCACTTAATAAACCAGTCGGCATTACAAGTACGAGTGAAAAAAAAGTAAAGGGAAACATCATTGACTTAGTAAATCATCCTTTGCGTATTCACCATGTTGGACGACTAGATAAGGATTCAGACGGCTTAATTTTACTTACAAATGACGGCGATATTATTAATGAAATTTTACGTGCAGAAAACAAGCATGAAAAAGAATATATTGTTGCAGTAGATAAGCCAATTACACCAGAGTTTATCAAAAACATGTCTGAGGGAGTAAAAATTTTAGGCACAAAAACGCTTCCTTGTAAAGTGACACAGCTGTCTAAGTATGAGTTTCAAATTATTTTAACACAGGGCTTAAATCGTCAAATTCGCCGTATGTGTGAAGTGCTCGGATATGAAGTATACCGACTTCAGCGCACGCGTATTATGAATATCCATTTAAACAACTTACCTGTTGGGCAATGGAGAGATTTAACGAAAAAAGAGCGTACGCAGCTGTTTAAAGAATTAGACTATGAACCTAAAGAGTGGTAA
- a CDS encoding TetR/AcrR family transcriptional regulator produces MESTNSKEKILSAAAKLFRKKGYHATSLSQITKESSAPRGSIYYYFPDGKQQLAKEAIQKTGERVKAYIEKSLASHEDAASAIQYHIKMMADRMFEQVENETDISLAAMSSEVWSSNETLRMACETVYNEWEQVYADKLVCSGYEQEEAKQLGSAIQSWIEGAYTLSLTKNNTLPMQIVADQIRKLFANKN; encoded by the coding sequence ATGGAATCAACCAATTCAAAAGAAAAAATTTTAAGCGCTGCTGCTAAACTTTTTCGCAAAAAAGGCTATCACGCCACCAGTCTAAGTCAAATCACAAAAGAAAGCAGCGCTCCAAGAGGATCTATTTATTATTATTTTCCGGATGGAAAACAACAATTAGCAAAAGAAGCCATTCAAAAAACGGGAGAAAGAGTTAAAGCTTATATAGAAAAATCCCTAGCTTCTCATGAAGATGCAGCCTCAGCCATTCAATATCATATAAAAATGATGGCTGATCGAATGTTTGAGCAAGTAGAAAATGAAACGGATATCTCCCTCGCCGCTATGTCGAGCGAAGTATGGTCATCAAACGAAACGCTTCGTATGGCCTGTGAAACCGTGTATAACGAGTGGGAACAAGTTTATGCAGATAAATTAGTTTGTTCAGGTTATGAACAAGAGGAAGCAAAACAACTAGGTTCAGCTATACAGTCTTGGATTGAAGGTGCTTATACTCTTTCATTAACTAAAAACAATACGCTCCCTATGCAAATTGTAGCTGATCAAATTAGAAAGCTATTTGCAAACAAAAACTAA
- a CDS encoding DHA2 family efflux MFS transporter permease subunit: MTQTEEKMSTQSKLILFILILGNFLCLISETVMNVALPSIISDFHIRTSSAQWLTTGYMLVIGISIPVSAFLIQRFTLRQLFVTAMSLYLIGSFIGFITPWFSLLFVGRMIQALGTGIILPLVMSTMLTLVPVSKRGTVMGIFSVAILFAPAIGPVLSGLIIQYYSWRIIFLGLLIAAALIFLFALFKLSNVSETSRPTIHIPSVILSTIGFGGVVYGFSAAGEETGWGNPIVWLTLIIGVVALALFIRQQSKLNSPMINMKPFTSSVFSRSIFLMFLIMIIQFSMMLLLPLYFQTAVRLSPLQTGFLMLPGGVTLALTAMVGGRLFDKIGFKPLLLTGLVLLTVILSLFTTISSETTTTTAAILYAAFTIGVGLSIGPVMTLALNQVPKPLHAHGSAISNTINQVSGAIGPALYTSIMTMASQHFIQQSNETNKMLLQIKSMTSGVHTVYYVAIAFAVVSFLIALTLKKKDQQLDTQ; encoded by the coding sequence ATGACGCAAACAGAAGAAAAAATGAGTACACAAAGTAAGCTTATCCTTTTTATTTTGATTCTAGGAAATTTTTTATGCTTAATTAGTGAAACTGTAATGAACGTCGCCTTGCCAAGTATCATTTCAGATTTTCACATTAGGACGAGCTCAGCTCAGTGGTTAACTACCGGATATATGCTTGTGATCGGCATATCCATCCCAGTGTCTGCTTTTTTAATTCAACGTTTTACATTAAGACAGCTGTTTGTGACAGCTATGAGCTTATACTTAATTGGTTCCTTCATTGGCTTTATCACTCCATGGTTTTCTCTACTTTTTGTGGGGCGCATGATTCAAGCATTAGGAACAGGCATTATTTTACCTCTTGTGATGAGCACAATGCTAACACTCGTGCCGGTTAGCAAACGCGGCACTGTAATGGGTATTTTTAGTGTAGCCATTTTATTTGCACCCGCAATTGGACCGGTCCTTTCAGGATTAATTATTCAATATTATTCATGGCGAATTATATTTCTAGGTCTTTTAATTGCCGCGGCGCTTATTTTCCTATTTGCTCTTTTCAAACTCAGTAACGTTTCTGAAACATCTAGACCAACGATCCACATTCCGTCTGTTATTCTTTCTACAATTGGGTTTGGAGGAGTTGTTTATGGATTTAGCGCAGCTGGTGAAGAGACAGGATGGGGTAACCCTATTGTATGGCTTACCCTCATCATTGGCGTCGTAGCTCTTGCTTTATTTATCAGACAGCAAAGCAAGCTGAATTCTCCAATGATTAATATGAAGCCTTTTACATCATCTGTGTTTTCAAGATCTATTTTCTTAATGTTTCTCATTATGATAATTCAGTTTTCGATGATGTTACTTTTACCGCTTTATTTTCAAACCGCTGTTAGACTGTCTCCTTTGCAAACAGGTTTTCTTATGCTTCCGGGAGGAGTAACGCTGGCTCTAACAGCTATGGTCGGAGGGCGTTTGTTTGATAAAATTGGATTTAAACCGCTGCTTTTAACAGGCTTAGTCCTTTTAACGGTTATCTTAAGTTTGTTCACTACCATTTCAAGCGAAACAACCACAACGACCGCGGCCATTTTATACGCTGCCTTTACAATTGGCGTAGGTTTAAGCATAGGACCCGTGATGACGCTTGCTTTAAATCAAGTACCTAAACCGCTTCACGCTCACGGTTCAGCCATTTCAAATACCATTAACCAAGTTTCAGGTGCTATTGGACCCGCTTTGTATACAAGTATTATGACCATGGCTTCTCAGCACTTTATTCAACAATCAAATGAAACAAATAAAATGCTGTTACAAATAAAAAGTATGACAAGCGGGGTTCATACTGTCTATTATGTAGCCATTGCTTTCGCCGTCGTTTCGTTCCTGATCGCTCTTACGTTAAAGAAAAAAGATCAGCAGCTTGACACGCAATAA
- a CDS encoding QueT transporter family protein, with amino-acid sequence MNIRTLCVNGLLAAMYIAVSMLIQPFGFTNIQFRISEMFNHLIVFNKKYMYGIVLGVFLTNLFFSPMVAYDLVFGVGQSVLSLLITIFSMRYIKNMWARMLVNTLVFTFTMFIIAFELHLAFDLPFFFTWLTTAVGEFVVMLVGAPIMVAINKRVQFNKLVG; translated from the coding sequence ATGAATATAAGAACACTTTGCGTCAACGGTCTTTTAGCTGCTATGTATATTGCTGTTAGCATGCTAATTCAGCCGTTTGGCTTCACCAATATCCAATTTCGTATATCGGAAATGTTCAATCATTTAATTGTGTTTAATAAAAAGTACATGTACGGCATTGTACTAGGAGTATTTCTGACGAATTTGTTTTTTTCACCAATGGTCGCTTATGACCTGGTATTTGGGGTAGGACAATCTGTGCTATCATTACTCATTACAATTTTTTCTATGCGCTACATTAAAAATATGTGGGCTCGTATGCTTGTTAATACACTTGTGTTTACGTTTACGATGTTTATTATTGCGTTTGAGCTGCACCTGGCATTTGATTTACCATTTTTCTTTACATGGTTAACAACAGCCGTTGGTGAGTTCGTCGTTATGCTTGTTGGAGCGCCAATTATGGTGGCAATTAATAAACGTGTACAATTTAATAAGCTAGTTGGTTAA
- a CDS encoding Lrp/AsnC family transcriptional regulator — MLDNTDKHILEELSKNGRIKMKELGEKVHLTGQAASARVLKLEDEGIIKGYTINIDERKLGYTVHTFLNIYTQSIHHHPYLSFLESQQEYVMNNFKISGDGCYLLECKFHSNEELNDFLTELNQHVNYKLSIVINK, encoded by the coding sequence ATGTTAGATAATACAGATAAGCACATACTAGAAGAGCTGTCAAAAAATGGGCGTATAAAGATGAAAGAATTAGGAGAAAAAGTGCATCTAACCGGACAAGCCGCTTCTGCTAGAGTATTAAAGTTAGAAGATGAAGGCATTATCAAAGGCTATACAATTAACATCGATGAACGAAAACTTGGCTACACCGTTCATACGTTTTTAAATATCTATACGCAGAGCATTCATCATCATCCCTATCTCTCATTTTTAGAAAGTCAGCAGGAGTACGTCATGAACAACTTTAAAATCAGCGGCGATGGTTGCTACTTACTAGAATGCAAATTTCATTCAAATGAAGAATTAAATGATTTTTTGACAGAGCTAAATCAGCATGTGAATTACAAACTTTCAATCGTCATTAACAAATAA